A region from the Enterobacter roggenkampii genome encodes:
- the fkpA gene encoding FKBP-type peptidyl-prolyl cis-trans isomerase, giving the protein MKSLFKVTLLATTMAVALNAPLSFAADTAAKPAATADSKAAFKNDDQKSAYALGASLGRYMENSLKEQEKLGIKLDKAQLIAGVQDAFADKSKLSDQEIEQTLQAFEARVKGAAQTKMDADAKDNEAKGKAYRDAFAKEKGVKTSSTGLVYKVEKEGTGDAPKDSDTVVVNYKGTLIDGKEFDNSYTRGEPLSFRLDGVIPGWTEGLKNIKKGGKIKMVIPPDLAYGKTGVPGIPANSTLVFDVELLDIKPAPKADAKADAPADDKAAAAKK; this is encoded by the coding sequence ATGAAATCACTGTTTAAAGTAACGCTGCTGGCGACGACGATGGCTGTTGCGCTGAACGCGCCGCTGTCATTCGCTGCTGATACTGCTGCGAAGCCTGCTGCCACTGCAGACAGCAAAGCAGCGTTCAAAAATGACGACCAGAAATCCGCCTACGCACTGGGCGCATCTCTGGGTCGTTACATGGAAAACTCTCTGAAAGAACAAGAGAAACTGGGCATCAAACTGGATAAAGCTCAGCTGATCGCAGGCGTTCAGGACGCATTTGCCGATAAGAGCAAGCTGTCTGACCAGGAAATTGAACAGACTCTGCAGGCGTTCGAAGCGCGTGTGAAGGGCGCCGCGCAGACTAAGATGGACGCGGACGCTAAAGACAACGAAGCGAAAGGCAAAGCCTACCGCGATGCCTTCGCTAAAGAGAAGGGTGTGAAAACCTCTTCGACTGGCCTGGTGTACAAAGTTGAGAAAGAAGGCACCGGCGATGCGCCTAAAGACAGCGACACGGTTGTCGTGAACTACAAAGGTACGCTGATCGACGGTAAAGAGTTCGATAACTCTTACACCCGTGGTGAGCCGCTCTCCTTCCGTCTGGATGGTGTGATCCCTGGCTGGACTGAAGGCCTGAAAAACATCAAGAAAGGCGGCAAGATCAAGATGGTCATCCCACCGGATCTGGCCTATGGCAAAACCGGCGTTCCGGGGATCCCTGCCAACTCTACGCTGGTCTTTGACGTAGAGCTGCTGGACATCAAACCGGCACCGAAAGCGGATGCCAAGGCAGACGCACCGGCTGACGATAAAGCCGCTGCCGCTAAGAAGTAA